The Campylobacter sp. RM10537 genome has a segment encoding these proteins:
- a CDS encoding DMT family transporter, protein MRKLIKHNLGIYFMLLACLDFTLMGACAKILSKEMSSIEIMFFRNIIGVVFLLWLLKRSKVHKEGGHFWLLVFRGVAGTLSLYMFFYNISNITLGGAFAFQKTAPIFITLIAFFVFKESIGKKAWMGIFIAFLGMLLITQPWADKAYHSGFDLKNSIIGITSGFLAALALTSVRKLRKSYTTEQIAFSFIFLGTLMPLLSMIGAEFFNFHSLHMDFILAPFIMPSLKSWIIILIMGILGTIYQIHVTKAYGIAKQAGIVAGVSYFDVIFSLIVGLILGDNLPSAMVFLGIIGIICGGLILVVKGKK, encoded by the coding sequence ATGCGAAAACTTATTAAACACAACCTAGGAATTTATTTTATGCTTTTAGCATGTTTAGATTTTACACTTATGGGAGCTTGTGCTAAAATTTTAAGCAAAGAAATGAGTTCTATTGAAATTATGTTTTTTAGAAATATTATAGGAGTTGTATTTTTACTTTGGTTATTAAAACGATCGAAAGTTCATAAAGAAGGTGGACATTTTTGGCTTTTAGTATTTAGAGGTGTTGCAGGCACACTTTCACTTTATATGTTTTTTTATAATATCTCAAATATCACCCTAGGCGGAGCCTTTGCCTTTCAAAAAACAGCACCTATTTTTATCACACTCATTGCTTTTTTTGTTTTCAAAGAAAGCATAGGAAAAAAAGCTTGGATGGGAATTTTTATAGCTTTTTTAGGCATGCTCTTAATTACCCAACCTTGGGCTGATAAAGCTTATCATTCAGGTTTTGATTTAAAAAACTCTATCATAGGTATCACAAGTGGTTTTTTAGCAGCATTAGCACTCACAAGCGTAAGAAAACTTAGAAAATCTTATACCACGGAACAAATTGCATTTTCGTTTATTTTTCTTGGTACGCTCATGCCTTTACTTTCAATGATAGGGGCTGAATTTTTTAATTTTCACTCTTTACATATGGATTTTATCTTAGCTCCATTTATCATGCCCAGTTTAAAATCATGGATAATTATTTTAATTATGGGAATTTTAGGAACCATTTATCAAATTCATGTAACCAAAGCTTATGGAATAGCTAAACAAGCTGGTATTGTTGCAGGCGTTAGTTATTTTGATGTCATTTTTAGTTTAATTGTTGGATTAATTTTGGGTGATAATTTACCAAGTGCTATGGTTTTTTTAGGTATAATAGGAATAATTTGTGGAGGATTAATTTTAGTCGTAAAAGGAAAAAAATGA
- the der gene encoding ribosome biogenesis GTPase Der, producing MQSIILIGKPNVGKSSLFNRMAKRRIAITSEISGTTRDTNKTEVCIGSKSAFIIDSGGLDESDELFRNVKKNTLKVAKESDIILYLVDGKLAPDEEDRRFFYSLKKLNKPLALVINKVDNKKDEERAWEFSNFGVKEIFNISVTHNVGLDELYNWLEQFLNETSLTPDEEQDLEDFLEHYNENKQEMQFKEVDQNHIRIGIVGRVNVGKSSLLNALVKQERSVVSSIAGTTIDPVNETIVYRDKTIEFVDTAGIRKRGKIQGLERFALNRTEKILQNSQIALLVLDADEGFNELDERIAGLIAKYYLGVIIVLNKWDKSQFDFDKVVKELKLDRFKFLAHAPIVSVSALSGKRVHVILDKILQVFENFIQKIPTSKLNNLIESATKAHPLPHDYGKLVKIYYAVQYDIAPPKIALIMNRPKALHFSYKRYLQNKIRKEFNFEGVPLIIASRKKGSRENDEG from the coding sequence ATGCAAAGCATTATATTGATAGGAAAACCTAATGTTGGAAAATCAAGTCTCTTTAATCGGATGGCAAAAAGAAGAATAGCAATTACAAGTGAAATTTCTGGCACAACAAGGGATACAAATAAAACTGAAGTTTGTATTGGTTCTAAAAGTGCTTTTATTATTGATAGTGGAGGACTTGATGAAAGTGATGAGCTTTTTAGAAATGTTAAGAAAAATACCTTAAAGGTTGCCAAAGAAAGCGATATTATTCTTTATTTGGTTGATGGAAAATTAGCTCCAGATGAAGAAGATAGACGCTTTTTTTATTCTTTAAAAAAATTAAATAAACCATTGGCTTTAGTTATTAATAAAGTAGATAATAAAAAAGATGAAGAAAGAGCATGGGAATTTTCAAATTTTGGTGTAAAAGAAATTTTTAATATTTCAGTAACTCATAATGTTGGACTTGACGAGCTTTATAATTGGTTGGAGCAATTTTTAAATGAAACTAGTTTAACTCCTGATGAAGAGCAAGATTTGGAGGATTTTTTAGAACATTATAATGAAAATAAACAAGAAATGCAATTTAAAGAAGTAGATCAAAACCATATTAGAATAGGAATTGTTGGTCGTGTTAATGTTGGAAAATCAAGTCTTTTAAATGCATTAGTTAAGCAAGAACGTAGTGTTGTTAGTAGTATTGCTGGAACTACAATTGATCCTGTAAATGAAACTATAGTTTATCGAGATAAAACAATAGAATTTGTAGATACTGCAGGCATTAGAAAGCGTGGAAAAATTCAAGGATTGGAAAGATTTGCTTTAAATCGTACAGAAAAAATTTTACAAAATTCTCAAATCGCACTATTAGTTTTAGATGCAGATGAGGGTTTTAATGAGCTTGATGAAAGAATAGCAGGGCTTATCGCTAAATATTATTTAGGTGTTATTATAGTTTTAAATAAATGGGATAAAAGTCAATTTGATTTTGATAAAGTGGTTAAAGAATTAAAACTTGATCGTTTTAAATTTTTAGCTCATGCACCTATTGTGAGTGTTTCGGCTTTAAGTGGAAAAAGAGTACATGTGATACTTGATAAAATTTTGCAAGTTTTTGAAAATTTTATACAAAAAATTCCAACCTCAAAACTTAATAATTTAATTGAAAGTGCAACTAAAGCACATCCATTGCCACATGATTATGGAAAATTGGTTAAAATTTATTATGCTGTACAATATGATATTGCTCCGCCAAAAATTGCTTTAATTATGAATCGCCCTAAGGCCTTACATTTTAGTTATAAACGTTATTTGCAAAATAAAATCAGAAAAGAATTTAATTTTGAAGGAGTGCCTTTAATCATTGCTTCACGTAAAAAAGGAAGCAGGGAAAATGATGAGGGATAA
- a CDS encoding shikimate kinase: MMRDNIVFIGFMGCGKSTMARKLAIELDRIFLDSDLLIEAKFNQSINEIFENKGEYFFRKQEQKLADFFILCQNTCIASGGGFINVKNLEKIGLSIYLRADFEYLKKRLNKDEIAKRPLFFDEIKAKKLYNERIKIYENKADVILDIENKSIDELIRELKKVVK, translated from the coding sequence ATGATGAGGGATAATATTGTTTTTATTGGTTTTATGGGGTGTGGAAAAAGCACTATGGCAAGAAAATTAGCTATAGAATTGGATCGAATTTTTTTAGATAGTGATTTGTTAATTGAGGCAAAATTTAATCAAAGTATTAATGAAATTTTTGAAAATAAAGGAGAATATTTTTTTAGAAAGCAAGAACAAAAGTTAGCTGATTTTTTTATCCTTTGTCAAAATACTTGTATTGCAAGTGGTGGTGGTTTTATTAATGTGAAAAATTTAGAAAAAATAGGATTGAGTATTTATTTAAGGGCTGATTTTGAGTATTTAAAAAAACGTTTAAATAAGGACGAAATTGCTAAAAGGCCCTTATTTTTTGATGAAATTAAAGCAAAAAAGTTATATAATGAAAGAATAAAAATTTATGAAAATAAAGCTGATGTCATATTGGATATTGAAAATAAAAGTATTGATGAGCTTATAAGAGAATTGAAAAAGGTAGTTAAATGA
- the trpS gene encoding tryptophan--tRNA ligase, whose protein sequence is MRVLTGIQPSGDLHIGNYFGAIKQMIDTQNTSEMFIFIANYHAMTSLQNGEKLKENSLKAAAAFLSFGIDPQKSIFWLQSDVKEVMELYWILSQFTPMGLLERAHSYKDKIAKGLSASHGLFSYPVLMAADILLFDTQLVPVGKDQIQHVEIARDIALKVNNEWGEIFILPEAKINEELAVIVGTDGSKMSKSYKNTIDIFSDDKTLKKQISSIITDSTALGDPKNPEECNVFKIAKLFLDDVGQENLRNRYLKGGEGYGHFKMYLNELVIDYFKEIREKYNELLNKPSYLKEILDFGASKARKVAQEKMQKIYTKIGL, encoded by the coding sequence ATGAGAGTATTAACCGGAATTCAGCCTAGTGGAGATTTACATATAGGAAATTATTTTGGCGCAATTAAGCAAATGATAGACACCCAAAATACAAGTGAGATGTTTATATTTATTGCTAATTATCATGCCATGACTTCTTTACAAAACGGAGAAAAATTAAAAGAAAATTCTCTCAAAGCTGCTGCAGCTTTTTTGAGTTTTGGTATAGATCCACAAAAAAGTATTTTTTGGCTACAAAGTGATGTGAAAGAAGTTATGGAACTTTATTGGATTTTATCACAATTTACACCTATGGGTCTGTTAGAGCGTGCACATAGCTATAAAGATAAAATTGCCAAAGGGCTTAGCGCTTCTCATGGGCTTTTTTCTTATCCTGTTTTAATGGCGGCTGATATTTTACTTTTTGATACTCAGCTTGTTCCTGTGGGTAAAGATCAAATTCAACATGTAGAAATTGCACGAGATATCGCTTTAAAAGTAAATAATGAATGGGGAGAAATTTTTATTTTACCTGAAGCTAAAATCAATGAAGAACTCGCTGTTATTGTAGGTACTGATGGATCTAAAATGAGTAAATCGTATAAAAACACTATAGATATTTTTAGCGATGATAAAACCTTAAAAAAGCAAATTTCATCAATAATAACAGATAGTACTGCTTTAGGAGATCCTAAAAATCCTGAAGAATGCAATGTTTTTAAAATAGCAAAATTGTTTTTAGATGATGTAGGGCAAGAAAATTTAAGAAATCGTTATTTAAAAGGAGGCGAAGGATATGGACATTTTAAAATGTATTTAAATGAATTAGTGATTGATTATTTTAAAGAAATAAGAGAAAAATATAATGAACTTTTAAATAAACCTTCTTATTTAAAAGAGATTTTGGATTTTGGTGCGAGTAAAGCAAGAAAAGTTGCTCAAGAAAAAATGCAAAAAATTTATACTAAAATAGGCTTATGA